The Prionailurus viverrinus isolate Anna unplaced genomic scaffold, UM_Priviv_1.0 scaffold_35, whole genome shotgun sequence genome window below encodes:
- the GPR179 gene encoding probable G-protein coupled receptor 179, translated as MGTRAVVAPHPVWGLLGCCFFCSWALGDPRPLRSLPPLSSQVKPGSVPMWVPPEGAEAALAFLYSGDAQQLSGANCTERYEAHGAGARPGLPPVLWRAAGTLAQAANFLNMLLQANDIRESSVEEDVEWYQALVRSVAEGDPRAYRAFLIFNPPPGASHLQLALQATRIGEETILQDLSGSRVQEESPTGAPDTSALQKRVLTNDLGSLGSPKWPQGDGYVGDMQHVKLSPPFLECQAGRLRPGWLITLSATFYGLKPDLSPEVRGQVQMIVDLQSVDINQCANGPGWYSNTHLCDLNSTQCVPLESQGFVLGHYLCRCRPGFYGASHSGGLEESAAQPTGQFGSPQGSSGRLLRCRPCAEGCTSCVDATPCLVEEALGLRAAVLACQACCMLAVFLSMLASYRCRRSKRIRASGVVLLETILFGSLLLYFPVFILYFKPSVFRCIVLRWVRLLGFATVYGTIILKLYRVLQLFLSRTAQRGPHLSNGRLLQRLGLLLLLVLGFLAVWTAGALERGIHTPLVTRGHTLAGRHFYLCHHDRWDYIMVVAEMLLLCWGSFLCYATRAVPSAFHEPRYMGIALHNELLFSAAFHAARFVLVPSLHPDWTLLLFFFHTHSTVTTTLALIFIPKFQKPGAPPREEIVDEVYEDELDLQRSASYLDSSIASAWSERSLDPGDIRDELKKLYAQLEVHKTKEMAANNPHLPKKRGSWRQGLGRSFMRCLAEFPEALARQHSRDSGSPSLGSLPGSSRRRLLSSSLQDPEGPPALRKSRSAYDHDRHSRRREQDPPLLDSLLRRKLAKKASRESRESREAAEGPLGLGFRSASAHNLTVGDRLPRARPASLQKSLSVVAGSREQALLLASQAYLEETYRLAKEREERKKAEAASASPVRRPSARRPERARGAPLSAPPSPAKSRSVHGSHAAAAAAGSLQEEATKRLPHPPVRHQVSTPIMALSGACLGEPRMLSPTSTLAPALMPAPAPAPTPLPALAPVPVPPQSPSLLTFICPWENAELPVKKGNVAPEGPAGPERGNHSPAPARAKLWRALSVAVERRGTGESGMATEDGRLQGEAGEGDEDKSKVFSKSHSLKTPVQQGSMHSLGLAIKALTRSRSTHREKESGEGSPEPEEKGRASGEGVGACPRSPRLGRPKAVSKQAALAPCDDEETLQNQQNAHTSRMLQVYHQEGGREQEEGGRRASQGPGEAKVERDGKAGSAALRQARQGTVGDKTAERAKEAPVGWREAPKAGLQPTGSADRRMAEVCPREVAQSEASQPDRGNKAQICPWEVSEGAPEKGTQQQALDDSQERRKESEKSGPQIVAVVARKKPERLVRGQEVVCPWEGADPGSLCSWSASQDADRNDGRSEAAGRLDAREVEKPQQGATGPGACIPDTTKAELCPWEACEGENGKPFQEGVKLPQEKQETPKKATFWKEQKLSGDLESFCRWERTDFRGPSAVSTPAPGTPVCSGSLGSSISEVCPWEAGDAPVRKAEVCPWELGDEVVGKELPSQGTGGEFLQGKGKASRKGLFGEMGGQTGKAVQKSSQQQESVCPQDSTAPGHPSPCLDNFSAKGAGQLLSNGGSRATQVCPWEEPRPELREVTPARAELCPWEVNERIREDWTSGQAAKAGESPKDKEKMPGTSGIKDGAAWEKPEGQLQNTEAVCPWENVDPGSFSPQPGPQDTGRAEASFHMSGSVRGKTAEICPWDMEETMRAEKAEVCPWEVSAGARQERALGVEAIRKFPNDTGKASAGPGPGEIAVTSPKKPERPAWEREVACPWESLDPGGSSQHSDTLGTDRPKGGLQEMDHVGCRAAEVCPWEVEEAPTSEKAKICPWEVNEGATGTRLEQERGSDSAGQEKILEKGRLTSLGEDRSKWETKQSQEEEASCPWEKDLRAPSAQGPEVSDSFLSTSGNVKEGHSLQARDEAVEEGNLTQDAKMGSFPEHRTPVEAPSSKAEFTTEDRGKASKELQSVCPRESMTPAGASSHPDGQCRDQPKAGSQDLAGVGGRLAEVCPWDDPNPDGSAKADICPWEVTERVPDEGMARQDGKGTPQEKGKVPGRPEPQIVAVQEKPERADGKQEAVCPWESQDCGGPSPQPAPQASARSEGSSEAAGSVGARVAEVCPWEARESPSAKEADIRPWEAKTEAAEKGGLEQEVDGKSQGQGEMIPQKAASPRTEEHFSKAAAKVSREQETVCSGSGELLPQPEAPDTDQPQVSPHGVSSMGSRMAELCRWEITDPEGNKIKGTMADICDWEGTGAPPEESGLLALTATQTEIFLPPAPENPPCLLVHRPPGSFLPESKSPRPEGSKAATTFTLEGVRELQGASGHEPRTSSVPEPSLQEAEAHESSSFAEDKEVASKAPYEELSPPTVYPWDCE; from the exons ATGGGCACCAGGGCAGTGGTCGCGCCCCACCCTGTATGGGGGCTGCTGGGCTGCTGTTTCTTCTGCAGCTGGGCTCTGGGGGACCCACGGCCCCTCCGCTCTCTGCCGCCACTGTCCTCCCAAGTCAAGCCGGGCTCCGTACCTATGTGGGTACCCCCAGAGGGGGCTGAGGCAGCCCTGGCTTTTCTCTACTCTGGAGATGCCCAACAGCTGTCAGGGGCTAATTGCACTGAGCGCTACGAAGCCCACGGCGCAGGAGCCAGACCGGGGCTCCCCCCAGTCCTGTGGAGGGCAGCGGGCACCCTTGCCCAGGCCGCCAATTTCCTCAACATGCTGCTACAAGCCAACGACATCCGCGAGTCCAGTGTGGAGGAGGATGTGGAGTGGTACCAGGCACTGGTCCGCAGCGTGGCCGAGGGGGACCCAAGGGCGTACCGGGCTTTCCTGATCTTTAACCCTCCACCAGGGGCCAGCCACCTGCAGCTGGCCCTGCAGGCCACCCGGATAGGGGAGGAGACCATCCTTCAGGACTTGTCTGGAAGCAGGGTACAGGAGGAGAGCCCAACCGGGGCCCCGGACACCTCTGCCCTGCAGAAGCGGGTGCTGACCAATGACCTAGGGAGCCTCGGCAGCCCCAAGTGGCCACAGGGGGACGGCTATGTGGGAGACATGCAGCATGTGAAGCTATCTCCCCCCTTTCTGGAATGCCAGGCCGGCCGGCTCCGTCCTGGCTGGCTTATCACGCTTTCTGCCACCTTCTATGGACTCAAGCCAGACCTCAGCCCAGAGGTCAG GGGGCAGGTGCAGATGATCGTCGATCTTCAGAGCGTGGACATCAATCAGTGTGCCAATGGGCCGGGCTGGTACTCTAACACACACCTGTGTGACCTCAACAGCACCCAG TGTGTCCCCCTGGAGAGTCAGGGCTTTGTCCTTGGCCACTACCTGTGCCGCTGCCGACCGGGCTTCTACGGGGCAAGCCACTCCGGGG GGTTAGAAGAGAGTGCCGCCCAGCCTACTGGGCAATTCGGGTCCCCTCAGGGCAGCTCTGGGAGGCTGCTGCGGTGCCGGCCATGTGCCGAGGGCTGCACCAGCTGCGTGGATGCCACGCCGTGCCTGGTGGAGGAAGCTCTGGGGCTGCGGGCCGCGGTCCTGGCCTGCCAGGCCTGCTGCATGCTGGCCGTCTTCCTGAGCATGCTGGCCTCCTACCGCTGCCGCCGAAGCAAG AGGATCCGAGCCTCTGGAGTTGTCCTGCTGGAGACCATCCTTTTTGGATCCCTGCTTCTCTACTTCCCT gtgttCATCCTGTACTTCAAGCCCAGTGTTTTCCGCTGCATCGTTCTCCGCTGGGTCCGGTTGCTGGGTTTTGCCACTGTCTACGGCACCATTATACTCAAGCTTTATAG GGTGCTCCAGCTGTTTCTGTCCCGAACGGCCCAGCGGGGCCCCCACCTGAGCAACGGGCGGCTGCTGCAGCGTCTGGGGCTGCTCCTGCTGCTAGTGCTGGGCTTCCTGGCCGTGTGGACGGCGGGGGCCCTGGAACGAGGCATCCACACGCCCCTGGTGACCCGAGGCCACACTCTCGCAGGCCGCCACTTCTACCTGTGCCACCACGACCGCTGGGACTACATCATGGTTGTGG CCGAGATGCTGCTCCTGTGCTGGGGCAGCTTCCTCTGCTACGCCACCCGAGCTGTCCCCTCGGCCTTCCATGAGCCGCGCTACATGGGCATCGCCCTGCACAATGAGCTGCTGTTCTCTGCGGCCTTCCATGCAGCCAG aTTTGTGCTGGTTCCCTCCCTGCACCCGGACTGGACTCTgctcctcttcttcttccacaCCCACAGCACGGTCACCACCACGCTGGCTCTGATCTTCATTCCTAAG TTCCAGAAGCCGGGGGCTCCTCCCCGAGAGGAGATTGTGGATGAGGTGTATGAGGACGAGCTGGACCTCCAGCGGTCAGCTTCCTACCTGGACAGCAGCATCGCCTCGGCCTGGAGCGAGCGCAGCCTGGACCCCGGAGACATTCGG GACGAGCTGAAGAAGCTCTACGCCCAGCTAGAGGTCCACAAGACCAAGGAGATGGCCGCTAACAACCCGCACCTGCCCAAGAAGCGGGGCAGCTGGCGCCAGGGCCTGGGCCGCTCCTTCATGAGGTGCCTGGCCGAGTTCCCGGAGGCCCTGGCCCGCCAGCACTCCCGGGACTCGGGCTCCCCCAGCCTCGGCAGCCTGCCCGGCTCCTCGCGCCGCCGGCTGCTCagctccagcctccaggaccccGAGGGGCCCCCAGCCCTGCGCAAGTCCCGCAGCGCCTACGACCACGACCGCCACAGCCGCCGCCGCGAGCAGGACCCGCCGCTCCTCGACTCGCTGCTGAGGAGGAAGCTGGCCAAGAAGGCCTCGCGGGAAAGCAGGGAGAGCCGGGAGGCGGCGGAGGGGCCCCTGGGCCTGGGCTTCAGGTCGGCCAGCGCCCACAACCTGACGGTGGGCGACAGGCTGCCCCGGGCCCGGCCCGCGTCCCTGCAGAAGTCGCTCAGCGTGGTGGCGGGCTCCAGGGAACAGGCCCTGCTCCTAGCCAGCCAGGCCTACCTGGAGGAGACCTATCGGCTGGCGAAGGAgcgagaggagaggaagaaggccGAGGCAGCCTCGGCCAGCCCAGTGAGGAGGCCATCGGCCAGGAGGCCGGAGCGAGCTCGAGGGGCGCCCCTGTCAGCCCCACCTTCCCCTGCCAAGAGCCGCAGTGTGCACGGCTCCcatgccgccgccgccgccgccgggagTCTTCAGGAGGAGGCCACGAAAAGGCTGCCTCACCCGCCCGTCCGGCACCAGGTCTCCACACCCATCATGGCCCTGTCCGGGGCCTGCCTGGGAGAGCCGAGGAtgctctcccccacctccaccttggCTCCCGCTCTGATGCcggctccagccccagccccgacCCCGCTGCCCGCCCTGGCACCAGTCCCAGTACCCCCCCAGAGCCCCAGCTTGCTCACCTTCATCTGCCCCTGGGAGAATGCAGAACTGCCAGTCAAGAAAGGAAATGTAGCTCCAGAGGGCCCCGCGGGGCCAGAGCGAGGCAACCACTCCCCTGCCCCGGCTCGGGCCAAGCTCTGGAGGGCCCTCTCGGTTGCAGTTGAGAGAAGAGGGACGGGGGAGAGTGGGATGGCCACAGAGGATGGACGTCTCCAAGGGGAAGCCGGTGAGGGGGACGAAGACAAGTCCAAGGTCTTCTCTAAATCCCACAGCCTCAAGACCCCTGTTCAGCAGGGTTCCATGCACAGTCTCGGCCTGGCTATCAAAGCTCTGACCCGTTCTCGGAGCactcacagagagaaggagagcggGGAAGGGAGTCCTGAGccggaggagaagggcagagcctCGGGAGAGGGCGTGGGGGCCTGCCCCCGATCTCCCAGGCTAGGCCGGCCCAAGGCCGTGAGTAAGCAGGCCGCCCTCGCACCCTGTGACGATGAGGAGACCCTCCAGAACCAACAGAACGCTCACACCAGCAGAATGCTCCAAGTGTACCACCAGGAGGGCGGCAGGGAAcaagaagagggaggcaggagggcatCCCAAGGTCCCGGGGAGGCAAAAGTAGAGAGAGACGGTAAAGCGGGGTCTGCTGCACTGAGGCAAGCCAGGCAGGGCACAGTCGGGGACAAAACTGCCGAGCGAGCAAAAGAAGCCCCCGTGGGCTGGCGGGAAGCGCCCAAAGCTGGCCTCCAGCCCACGGGCAGTGCTGACCGCAGGATGGCAGAGGTATGCCCCAGGGAAGTCGCCCAGTCAGAAGCAAGTCAGCCTGACCGTGGCAACAAGGCCCAGATCTGCCCCTGGGAGGTGAGTGAAGGGGCCCCTGAGAAGGGGACACAACAACAAGCTCTAGATGACTcccaagagagaaggaaggagtcGGAAAAGTCAGGGCCCCAAATCGTGGCTGTCGTTGCTCGGAAAAAGCCAGAGAGGCTGGTCAGGGGGCAGGAGGTGGTATGTCCCTGGGAGGGTGCCGATCCTGGGAGTCTGTGCTCTTGGTCAGCCTCTCAGGACGCTGACAGAAACGACGGCAGGTCTGAGGCAGCGGGCCGGCTAGATGCTAGAGAGGTGGAGAAGCCTCAGCAGGGAGCCACAGGCCCAGGAGCTTGTATACCTGACACTACCAAGGCAGAGCTCTGTCCCTGGGAGGCATGTGAAGGAGAGAATGGAAAACCATTCCAGGAGGGAGTGAAGCTTCCCCAGGAAAAGCAGGAAACCCCCAAGAAAGCAACCTTCTGGAAAGAACAGAAACTGAGTGGAGACTTGGAGTCTTTTTGTCGGTGGGAGAGGACAGATTTCCGGGGTCCCTCAGCAGTCTCTACTCCGGCCCCGGGAACCCCTGTGTGCTCCGGGAGTTTGGGCAGTAGCATCTCGGAGGTGTGTCCATGGGAGGCAGGAGATGCTCCCGTCAGGAAAGCAGAGGTCTGTCCCTGGGAGCTGGGTGATGAGGTAGTGGGGAAGGAACTGCCGAGTCAGGGGACAGGTGGAGAATTTCTCCAGGGAAAGGGGAAAGCCTCTAGAAAAGGGCTCTTTGGAGAGATGGGGGGACAAACTGGAAAAGCAGTGCAGAAAAGTAGTCAACAGCAGGAGTCAGTGTGTCCCCAGGACAGCACAGCCCCTGGGCACCCCAGCCCATGTCTAGATAATTTCTCAGCCAAAGGTGCTGGCCAACTCCTCAGCAATGGAGGAAGCAGGGCAACACAGGTATGTCCATGGGAAGAGCCCAGGCCAGAGCTGAGGGAAGTAACACCTGCCAGGGCAGAACTCTGTCCCTGGGAGGTAAATGAACGAATAAGAGAGGACTGGACATCAGGACAGGCAGCAAAAGCAGGAGAATCTCCAAAGGACAAGGAGAAAATGCCTGGAACATCAGGAATCAAAGATGGCGCAGCTTGGGAAAAGCCTGAGGGACAGCTCCAAAATACGGAAGCAGTCTGTCCTTGGGAGAATGTGGACCCTGGCAGCTTCTCCCCACAACCAGGTCCTCAAGACACAGGTAGAGCCGAAGCCAGTTTCCACATGTCAGGCAGCGTGAGAGGCAAAACTGCTGAGATCTGTCCCTGGGACATGGAAGAAACCATGCGTGCTGAGAAGGCTGAGGTCTGTCCCTGGGAGGTGAGTGCTGGAGCAAGGCAGGAGAGAGCTTTGGGAGTTGAGGCCATTAGGAAATTTCCAAATGACACAGGAAAGGCTTCTGCAGGTCCTGGACCCGGCGAGATAGCTGTTACCTCTCCAAAGAAGCCGGAGAGGCCAGCCTGGGAGCGGGAGGTGGCCTGTCCCTGGGAAAGCTTGGATCCAGGGGGCTCCTCTCAGCATTCGGACACTCTGGGCACTGACAGACCAAAAGGTGGACTCCAGGAAATGGACCATGTGGGGTGCAGGGCAGCTGAGGTGTGTCCCTGGGAAGTGGAGGAAGCACCTACCAGTGAGAAAGCCAAGATCTGTCCCTGGGAGGTGAACGAAGGAGCTACTGGGACAAGATTGGAACAAGAAAGGGGGAGTGACTCAGCAGGACaggagaaaattctagaaaaggggAGACTCACCTCCCTGGGAGAAGACAGATCAAAATGGGAGACAAAACAGAGTCAAGAAGAGGAAGCTAGTTGTCCTTGGGAGAAGGACTTGAGGGCTCCCTCTGCTCAGGGCCCTGAGGTCTCAGACTCATTCCTCAGCACGAGTGGCAATGTGAAAGAGGGACATTCCTTGCAAGCGAGGGATGAGGCAGTGGAGGAAGGGAACCTGACACAAGATGCAAAGATGGGCTCCTTCCCAGAACACAGAACCCCAGTAGAAGCCCCATCTTCAAAAGCAGAATTCACTACTGAAGATAGGGGGAAAGCAAGCAAAGAACTACAATCTGTCTGTCCACGGGAGAGCATGACCCCGGCAGGTGCTTCCTCCCACCCGGACGGTCAATGCCGTGACCAACCTAAGGCCGGCTCTCAGGACCTGGCTGGCGTTGGGGGCAGGCTTGCTGAGGTGTGCCCGTGGGATGATCCTAACCCTGATGGCAGCGCCAAAGCTGATATCTGCCCCTGGGAGGTGACTGAAAGGGTCCCTGACGAAGGGATGGCAAGACAGGATGGGAAAGGGACACCTCAAGAGAAGGGGAAGGTCCCAGGAAGACCAGAGCCCCAAATTGTGGCAGTTCAGGAAAAGCCAGAGAGGGCAGATGGGAAACAGGAGGCGGTGTGTCCCTGGGAGAGTCAGGATTGTGGGGGTCCGTCTCCGCAACCAGCCCCACAAGCTTCTGCCAGAAGCGAAGGCAGTTCGGAGGCAGCAGGCAGTGTGGGGGCCAGGGTGGCAGAAGTGTGTCCGTGGGAAGCAAGAGAGTCTCCATCTGCTAAAGAAGCAGACATCCGCCCTTGGGAGGCGAAGACAGAAGCTGCTGAGAAAGGGGGACTGGAACAAGAGGTGGACGGAAAATCCCAAGGGCAAGGAGAGATGATCCCTCAAAAGGCGGCATCTCCGAGGACTGAAGAACACTTTTCAAAAGCAGCAGCAAAAGtcagcagagagcaggagacagtcTGTTCAGGTTCCGGGGAGCTCCTCCCCCAGCCAGAGGCTCCGGACACTGACCAACCCCAAGTCAGTCCCCACGGAGTAAGCAGTATGGGGAGCAGGATGGCAGAGCTGTGTCGATGGGAAATCACAGatccagaaggaaataaaataaagggcaCCATGGCAGACATCTGTGATTGGGAGGGAACCGGAGCCCCACCTGAGGAATCTGGCCTTCTGGCTTTAACAGCAACTCAGACAGAAATAtttctccccccagcccctgagaACCCACCATGCCTTTTAGTCCACAGACCTCCGGGTAGCTTCCTTCCAGAGAGCAAAAGCCCCCGCCCTGAGGGGAGCAAGGCAGCCACTACTTTTACTCTAGAAGGGGTCCGAGAACTCCAAGGAGCTTCAGGACACGAGCCAAGGACCAGCTCAGTCCCAGAGCCAAGTCTCCAAGAAGCTGAGGCTCACGAGTCTTCCTCCTTCGCTGAAGACAAAGAAGTGGCTTCTAAAGCTCCATATGAAGAACTCTCCCCTCCAACTGTCTATCCTTGGGACTGTGAGTAA